The following proteins are co-located in the Arcobacter sp. F2176 genome:
- a CDS encoding SEL1-like repeat protein has product MHLIVKSIFFTLVLILLTSCTNEKVKLKKSTYDIKQCNKKTYTNKDLEEYKQLIKDKEIQGYNCVGLYYMRSKDYKNAKDYFNQGKDKGNIESYTQLGSLYSNFLNKKDKAIGYYTIAANNGEVKASHNLGVIYDNKLQYKKALTWYEKSFNSGDTYSLLAMGTIYLKQEKLKKAIDTFIKVGNLGESGGFYNLGILYRKNKEIKDLKKAEEYFQKCLNLGNATCAGGIGTVYEDLKDYKKAIDWYKKGFELKSEESVNRLGFIYWEVLKDYKKAIYWFNKGYEELNCISCLASVGNIYAVSLKDYDKAIEWYKKASDLGYVSSTYNIGYTYDKDLKDKENAIKWYKKAAKMGHENAKYHLKKLGVKYEQ; this is encoded by the coding sequence ATGCATTTAATTGTAAAATCTATCTTTTTCACACTAGTTCTAATTCTATTAACTTCTTGCACAAATGAAAAAGTAAAACTAAAAAAAAGTACCTACGATATAAAACAATGTAATAAAAAAACATACACAAACAAAGATTTAGAAGAATATAAACAACTAATAAAAGATAAAGAGATACAAGGTTACAACTGTGTTGGATTGTATTATATGAGAAGTAAAGATTATAAAAACGCAAAAGATTATTTTAATCAAGGTAAAGATAAAGGGAATATAGAATCCTATACTCAACTAGGAAGTTTATATTCAAACTTTTTAAATAAAAAAGATAAAGCAATAGGATACTACACAATAGCTGCAAACAATGGTGAAGTAAAAGCATCACATAACCTAGGTGTAATTTATGATAATAAACTTCAATACAAAAAAGCTTTAACGTGGTACGAAAAATCTTTTAATAGCGGAGATACTTATTCTTTATTGGCTATGGGAACAATATATTTAAAACAAGAGAAGTTAAAAAAGGCTATAGATACTTTTATAAAAGTTGGAAATTTAGGAGAATCTGGAGGCTTTTATAATCTAGGCATTTTATATAGAAAAAATAAAGAGATAAAAGATTTAAAAAAAGCAGAAGAATATTTTCAAAAATGTTTAAACCTAGGCAATGCAACTTGTGCTGGTGGTATAGGAACAGTATATGAAGATTTAAAAGATTATAAAAAAGCTATAGATTGGTATAAAAAAGGGTTTGAGCTAAAAAGTGAAGAGTCTGTTAATAGACTGGGCTTTATATATTGGGAAGTTTTAAAAGATTATAAAAAAGCTATATATTGGTTTAACAAAGGTTATGAAGAGTTAAATTGTATCTCTTGCCTTGCTAGTGTTGGTAATATTTATGCCGTATCATTAAAAGATTATGATAAGGCAATTGAATGGTATAAAAAAGCTAGTGACCTAGGATATGTAAGTTCAACTTATAATATAGGTTACACATATGATAAGGATTTAAAAGATAAAGAAAATGCAATAAAATGGTATAAAAAAGCGGCAAAAATGGGACATGAAAATGCAAAATACCATTTAAAAAAGCTAGGAGTAAAATATGAGCAGTAA